From one Ctenopharyngodon idella isolate HZGC_01 chromosome 15, HZGC01, whole genome shotgun sequence genomic stretch:
- the LOC127495771 gene encoding gastrula zinc finger protein XlCGF7.1-like, with protein CCDCGKSFTTADNMKQHQRIHTGEKPYKCSYCDKSFTQSPHLKSHERVHTGEKPYHCTQCEKSFKDATGLKYHLRIHSGEKLFNCDQCGKDFNSSANLKQHLKIHSDERPYVCSLCGKSFSRLTSFKRHQKTHDEVRDHVCLNCEKSFSTAEAMKLHQRIHTGEKPYKCSYCDKSFAQSGNLKSHERVHTGEKPYCCTQCGESFRYSKSFLRHMKKYHKLSQ; from the coding sequence tgttgtgactgtgggaagagctttactacaGCTGACAATATGAAGCAACAtcaaagaattcatactggagaaaaaccttacaagtgctcatattgtgacaagagtttcactcaGTCTCCACacctgaaatcacatgagcgagttcatactggagagaagccgtaccactgtactcagtgtgagaagagtttcAAAGATGCAACAGGTTTAAAATATCATCTGCgcattcactctggagaaaagctttttaactgtgatcagtgcGGTAAAGATTTTAATTCATCAGCAAATCTAAAACAACACCTGAAAATTCATTCAGATGAGaggccttatgtgtgttctctctgtggaaagagtttttcacggCTGACCAGTTTTAAACGgcaccagaaaacacatgatgaagtgagagatcatgtgtgtttgaACTGTGAGAAGAGCTTTTCCACAGCTGAGGCTATGAAACTGCAtcaaagaattcatactggagaaaaaccttacaagtgctcatattgtgacaagagtttcgCTCAGTCTGGAAacctgaaatcacatgagcgagttcatactggagagaagccgtactgCTGTACTCAGTGTGGAGAGAGTTTTAGATATTCAAAAAGCTTTCTGAGGCACATGAAGAAATATCATAAGTTGTCGCAGTGA
- the LOC127495746 gene encoding zinc finger protein 239-like — MEFIKEEIEDMSDPEPSRIKHEDTEEQIDQMEVKEQRKELEEIEEEHHNFRIQGTKAKKLHTCSQCGKSFRQKGNLNVHKRVHTGEKPFNCDQCGKDFISSSNLKQHLKVHSDERPYVCSLCGKSFSRLEHCKLHQKTHDEVRDHVCLDCGKSFTTADNMKQHQRIHTGEKPYKCSYCDKSFTQSGNLKSHERVHTGEKPYYCTQCEKSFKDATGLKYHLRIHSGEKTFNCDQCGKEFNSPSHLNQHLKVHSDEKPYVCSLCGKSFSRLNSFKRHQKTHNEVRDHVCCDCGKSFTTAESLKRHQRIHTGEKPYKCSYCDKSFTQSGNLKSHEQVHTGERLYCTPCEKWFRHSVSLLRHMKKYHKLSQ; from the exons atggagtttattaaagaggagattgaagacatgagtgatccagaaccatccagaataaaacatgaagatactgaggaacaaatag atcagatggaagtgaaagagcaaagaaaagaaCTGGAGGAAATTGAGGAGGAACATCATAACTTTAGAATTCAAGGAACAAAAGCCAAAAAGCTGCACACCTGctcacagtgtggaaagagtttcagacaaaaaggaaaccttaacGTACACaagagagttcacactggagagaaaccatttaactgtgatcagtgtggtaaagattttatttcatcatcaaatctaaaacaacacctgaaagttcattcagatgagaggccttatgtgtgttctctctgtggaaagagtttttcacggCTGGAACATTGTAAACtgcaccagaaaacacatgatgaagtgagagatcatgtgtgtttggactgtgggaagagctttactacaGCTGACAATATGAAACAACAtcaaagaattcatactggagaaaaaccttacaagtgctcatattgtgacaagagtttcactcaGTCTGGAAACCTGAAATCACACGagcgagttcatactggagagaagccgtactactgtactcagtgtgagaagagtttcAAAGATGCAACAGGTTTAAAATATCATCTGCgcattcactctggagaaaaaacatttaactgtgatcagtgtggtaaagaATTTAATTCACCATCACATCTAAACCAAcacctgaaagttcattcagatgagaagccttatgtgtgttctctctgtggaaagagtttttcacggTTGAACAGTTTTAAACGgcaccagaaaacacataatgaagtgagagatcatgtgtgttgtgattgtgggaagagctttactacaGCTGAGTCTCTGAAACGgcaccaaagaattcatactggagaaaaaccttacaagtgctcatattgtgacaagagtttcactcaGTCTGGAAacctgaaatcacatgagcaagttcacactggagagaggtTGTACTGTACTCCATGTGAGAAGTGGTTTAGACATTCAGTAAGCCTTCTCAGGCACATGAAGAAATACCATAAGTTGTCGCAGTGA